The following proteins are encoded in a genomic region of Paenibacillus sp. FSL R7-0273:
- the acnA gene encoding aconitate hydratase AcnA: MPSKDHFSLSKSLESGGKFYRYYDLNSLEQQGVGDISSLPFSIKVLLEAAVRQYDGRAITEEHVKQLAGWAGGIDRNKEIPFIPARIVLQDFTGVPVVVDLAAMRDTVKKAGGDPKKINPLVPVDLVIDHSVMVDAFGTADALEYNMNVEFERNEERYRFLRWAQTAFNNFRAVPPATGIVHQVNLEYLASVAATKTVDGETVVYPDSLVGTDSHTTMINGLGVVGWGVGGIEAEAGMLGQPLYFVTPEVVGFKLTGSLMEGATATDLALTVTQMLRKKGVVGKFVEFYGPGLANISLADRATVANMAPEYGATIGFFPVDEETLAYLRSTGRPDELVELVGDYYKAQGMFRTADTPDPQFSDVIELDLASVVPSLAGPKRPQDRVELSHMKENFEGIIRTPVDKGGYSLSDEKIAEVVEVQHKNGSTSKMGTGAVVIAAITSCTNTSNPSVMLGAGLLAKKAVERGLTKPGYVKSSLTPGSLVVTEYLEKADLLKPLEALGFYLAGYGCATCIGNSGPLPDEVSQAISDNDMTVAAVISGNRNFEGRVHAQVKANYLASPPLVVAYALAGTVNIDLQTEPLGYDPQGEPVFLKDIWPTSAEIREAIGLSLSPEMFRRKYENVFTANERWNAIPVPEGELYEWDDNSTYIQNPPFFENLADGIGDIKDVTNARVLALLGDSVTTDHISPAGNISTSGPAGEYLRSHGVERADFNSYGSRRGNHEVMMRGTFANIRIRNAVAPGTEGGVTTFLPSEEVMSIYDASMLYQSAGQNLVVIAGKEYGTGSSRDWAAKGTLLLGVKAVIAESFERIHRSNLVGMGVLPLQFQEGHGWSSMGLTGRETFNITGLDNYVLPGQELTVTATREDGTQFEFPVIARLDSTVDIDYYRNGGILQTVLRQMLADATASETALPVE, translated from the coding sequence ATGCCAAGCAAGGACCATTTTTCACTGTCCAAGAGCCTGGAATCAGGCGGCAAATTCTACCGCTACTATGATCTGAATTCCCTAGAACAACAGGGCGTGGGCGACATATCCTCACTTCCCTTTTCCATTAAAGTGCTGCTGGAGGCTGCTGTCCGGCAGTATGACGGACGGGCAATTACCGAAGAGCATGTGAAGCAGCTGGCCGGCTGGGCCGGCGGCATTGACCGCAACAAGGAAATCCCGTTTATTCCGGCGCGCATCGTGCTGCAGGATTTCACCGGTGTCCCGGTGGTAGTCGATCTGGCGGCCATGCGCGATACCGTTAAGAAGGCCGGCGGAGATCCGAAGAAGATTAATCCGCTTGTTCCTGTAGATCTTGTTATTGACCATTCCGTCATGGTTGATGCATTCGGTACGGCCGATGCACTCGAATACAATATGAATGTAGAGTTTGAACGCAACGAGGAGCGCTACCGCTTCCTGCGCTGGGCACAGACTGCATTCAACAATTTCCGCGCCGTTCCTCCGGCAACGGGAATCGTCCACCAGGTCAACCTGGAGTACCTGGCTTCTGTCGCGGCCACTAAGACTGTTGATGGTGAAACTGTGGTTTATCCGGATTCCCTTGTCGGTACAGACTCCCACACCACCATGATCAACGGCCTTGGCGTTGTCGGCTGGGGTGTCGGCGGGATTGAGGCTGAAGCGGGGATGCTGGGGCAGCCGCTTTATTTTGTCACACCTGAGGTTGTAGGCTTCAAGCTTACCGGCAGCCTGATGGAAGGGGCTACGGCAACCGATTTGGCCCTGACTGTTACCCAGATGCTGCGTAAGAAGGGCGTAGTCGGCAAGTTCGTCGAATTCTACGGCCCGGGTCTGGCCAATATCAGTCTGGCTGACCGCGCTACAGTTGCTAACATGGCTCCTGAATACGGGGCAACCATCGGCTTCTTCCCTGTAGACGAAGAAACGCTGGCTTACCTGCGCAGCACCGGTCGTCCGGATGAGCTGGTTGAGCTGGTCGGTGATTACTATAAGGCACAGGGCATGTTCCGTACTGCAGATACACCTGATCCGCAGTTCAGCGACGTCATCGAGCTTGATCTGGCCTCGGTTGTTCCGAGCCTTGCCGGACCTAAGCGTCCGCAGGACCGTGTTGAGCTGTCGCATATGAAGGAGAATTTCGAAGGTATTATCCGCACACCGGTCGACAAAGGCGGCTATAGCCTGAGCGACGAGAAGATTGCAGAGGTTGTGGAGGTTCAGCATAAGAACGGCAGCACGAGCAAGATGGGCACCGGAGCCGTTGTTATTGCCGCCATCACCAGCTGTACGAACACCTCCAACCCAAGCGTTATGCTTGGTGCGGGACTGCTCGCCAAGAAGGCTGTTGAACGCGGTCTGACTAAACCGGGTTATGTAAAAAGCAGCTTGACTCCGGGTTCCCTTGTCGTTACCGAATACCTGGAGAAGGCGGATCTGCTGAAGCCGCTGGAAGCCCTGGGCTTCTATCTGGCCGGCTACGGCTGTGCGACCTGTATCGGCAACTCCGGCCCGCTGCCGGATGAGGTCAGCCAGGCCATCTCTGACAATGATATGACGGTAGCCGCTGTAATATCCGGCAACCGTAACTTTGAAGGCCGTGTGCATGCCCAGGTCAAAGCCAACTACCTGGCTTCACCGCCGCTTGTTGTGGCTTACGCTCTGGCCGGTACGGTTAACATCGACCTGCAGACTGAGCCGCTCGGCTACGATCCGCAGGGAGAGCCTGTCTTCCTGAAGGACATCTGGCCAACCTCCGCGGAGATCCGCGAAGCAATCGGCCTGTCGCTCAGTCCGGAAATGTTCCGCCGTAAATATGAGAATGTGTTCACTGCCAATGAGCGCTGGAACGCTATCCCAGTACCGGAAGGCGAGCTGTATGAGTGGGATGACAATTCCACCTACATCCAGAACCCGCCGTTCTTCGAGAATCTGGCAGACGGCATCGGCGACATCAAGGATGTTACCAATGCACGCGTGCTGGCACTGCTGGGCGATTCCGTTACAACGGACCACATCTCACCGGCAGGTAATATCTCCACATCCGGACCTGCCGGGGAATACCTGCGCAGCCACGGCGTGGAACGCGCTGACTTCAACTCCTACGGCTCACGCCGCGGGAATCATGAAGTGATGATGCGCGGTACATTCGCCAACATCCGTATCCGTAACGCGGTTGCTCCGGGAACAGAGGGCGGTGTGACCACCTTCCTGCCAAGTGAGGAGGTCATGTCCATCTATGATGCCTCCATGCTGTACCAGTCGGCCGGCCAGAATCTGGTCGTTATTGCCGGCAAGGAATACGGCACGGGCAGCTCGCGTGACTGGGCAGCCAAGGGCACGCTGCTGCTGGGAGTCAAGGCGGTTATCGCCGAGAGCTTCGAGCGGATTCACCGCAGTAACCTGGTCGGCATGGGCGTACTCCCGCTGCAGTTCCAGGAAGGCCACGGCTGGAGCAGCATGGGCCTGACCGGACGCGAGACCTTCAACATTACCGGTCTCGACAACTATGTGCTCCCGGGCCAGGAGCTTACCGTTACAGCTACCCGTGAAGACGGCACGCAGTTTGAATTCCCGGTAATTGCCCGTCTGGACAGCACAGTGGATATTGACTACTACCGCAATGGCGGTATTCTACAGACGGTGCTCCGCCAGATGCTGGCTGACGCTACTGCTTCAGAAACAGCGCTGCCTGTAGAATAA